AGAAACTGGTATAAAGTTAAATCTACAGGGCATGGTTGATCTTACTGCTTCGCCGGACCCTGCTACTGGGTGCAGAATGCTACCATCACCGGTAAGTGGCCTGCATTCCCTTCCGTTCACAATTAAGCCATAACTTCTGTTTCAAAAAAGAATAACATAACTTGACTCAGATTGGCTTCCGTGCACTGGGCAGACCTGATGATAACATTTGATATACGTAGTTTGGGTTCCTTGCCTCATTATACCCATATGTTTTTGTTGAGAATCACACGCAACACAAAAAAGCAGAAGACAGATGGATGAATTCAGTTCGCAATAACTTTGCAGATCTGTAATAATCCTGCTTGGAAACATAGCAAAGTGTACTGCATAGCAATTTTGTCATGTGATTCAGCAAAACTTCTATAAATGGGATGTTCATTTGGCATCATATACCTAGAATGGAAAAGTTCTCTTGATCCATGCTGACGCAATTTCAACACCTGTTCTAAGAACTTACACTTGCTCCTGGTTGTGCAATACCTCGACTAAACATCTTCCTCTTTTTACCAGGGTGGCTGTGACAAAGAGATTGGCATGTTCCTTTATAGGGGGCACGTGGACGAGGAGactattaggctggtcatagtgggaagtaacatatactagtatcatgcatatgatactagtgtatgatactacctccacaGTGCATAGTaacataaagtagtatcatagatgatcatatttattgtcatgcatgacacaaagtagcatagcatttaacatgatatggtatctacctatgttactctaaccctctctctcctctttaattatgtgccacataagcatatttgctagtcccaagtgcatgttacaggttatgttacccccactatggccagccttaggcTCTCCAAGGGAAGGAAACGGGCCTGCGGGACCATGTCGAGCTGATCAAGCTGCGTGTGGTCCCCTATGACCAGCTCTGGCGCACGACGTCAGATGCAAAGGCGCTCTCGGCAATAGCTCTGTACGAGATGGGTGCCAATAGACTGCATAAAGCTTCATCAGTTATACCCATCCTTCGTCTAGCGAACTTGCATGTTCAGCAAGCATGTCCTAAAGACAAAGGATATTCTCCTCTCACTTGGATGACATGGATGCTCTACAACACCCTAAGTCCCAGATTTCCAGCTCTATATCCCAAGGACATTTTCTGCATCCATGCACATCCAGGAACATGTTCTAGCAGGCTTCTTCAAGAGAATTAAATTTTGTCCCCATAGTAGGAACTACGACAGTGTCAATTTTTTTTCTCTGCATAGCTTCTTAGTGTTGCTTCCAAAGCACTCATCCTGTCAGCGCATGGGTGGCGCTCGCTAGATGAACTTCCGACTCGCATTCTGCATCAATTGGATTGAATTTCTTAGGCCTCATCGTTGAATGCAGTGTTTAATTACATGTGATACACAGCTGAATTTGAATATCCGACAATTCGTCTTAAGATAACGCAAGAACAGGTCATCTGCACATATAATGCTAACTGAAGATTTGGCAAACTGTTGTACCTCTTCCTCCAGCCTGGGGATTCAGGGGTGTCTTTGCCCGTAGAATGCTCAGATGCTGCTGCAGACAAGGCAATCGCATTGCAATTACTGTTGACCGGAGCGTCTCCCACATCACCAATGCTGGACTCAGCAGGCTCACACTCCATGGATTTGTACGTCTCGTAAGCAACCAAGGGCTGTGCGGCAGCGAGATCTCGCAGTGGAAATCTTTTTCGAGAAGGATACAACAGATCAGCTGCTAAACGTGTACCTGTCGACGGGAAGAGAAACTGGTAGCGGAAAAGTGTACCTGTCGACGGGATCTGACAAAAACTCGACTTCAACACCTCCAGCGGCCGACATCTGCATCGCCATGAGCTCCTGCTCTGTAGGCGGCTATGGCGACATCTGCATCGCCATGAGCTCCTGCTCTGTAGGCGGCTATGGGAGAAGGAAGATATATTTCTTTTACTGGTCAGCGACGCTGAGACAACCATGGGCCCAAACATGGGTACCCATTTACTTTTGAGAGTTGGGCACCCAAGTACCCTTTCGGAGGACGCCATCTCAGTAGCGGAAGTTGACGGCGGCATTCGGTTATGGGCCACTCCGACATTCATGTTCCAACGGAACAACACGAAGCTGAGCCGCTACTTTCGGGTTAGTTTGGACGGTGGAGCACCTGTACTCGACGTCAATGCACACCATAGCAGTAAATATGCTGTGCTACGCGTCATGGAGTCGTTCGTCCAGCTAGCGGGAGCGCATGAGCTCGTCCACACCGTAGCCGTTCTCGCTTATAAACCTATTATCTTAAAATAATTACCATTATAGATCGTCATCCATTTCTTACTCCTGGAGGCACGATGTCGCCAAGCAGTCCCATGTCAAAGGAAACGTCCGGAGGCACCAACGACGACGACGGTGTCTGCACCGCGGACGCCGTGGGGCTATAGCTAGTTGACCTTCGCAGTTCGTCGCCGCCGTTGAGCTGCTGCAAAGACGGCGGCACGGAGCTAACGGCGGACTCCGACGATGCAGGATTCATCTGTTGTCGGCGCAGGGGCGGCAGGTTGTACAGCTGCTGAGTTGACACGAACGACATCTGCTCGGCGagcgcaacggtggcggcgccgtGGAAGTGCATGCCGCCGCGCTGGAAGGAGGTCTGGTGGTGGCAGTGCTGGCCCTCGTAGGTGGTGATCACCACGGAGGGGTCCTCCGACGACCGCTCCACCCGCTTCTTCACGGTGCACTTGCTGTTGGTGCACCGGTAGTAGCTCCTGCTCAAAATCGAAAGCCAGTTCGGTGAGAACGTATGCATATACCCCGAAGAGAAAAGTTGAAAATGAACCGCCACAAGAAGATTGCATGCTTTCTATGCCTCATCTCAAATATCCTCACTCCCCATTAGTCACCCGTATCTACTCTGCAGATTCTGTTAGCTACATTGGGTAAGCTCTCTGCCCTGCGGATTCTACAGCTACATGGGGTAAAGCTCAGTTGGGAAAAAAAAGATTCCATAGCTTCTAGAAGATGGGTTGGGCAGTCATTTCCAATAGAGACCTCTTTCCAATACGGTAATTAACTGAAAATCTCATATATACTGTCTATAGGGAATAGCTGATCAGAAACAAAAGGTCCAAATTAATCGCCAACCGCGTCTGATCAAACAGCAACACCATGATCCATACGTTTGGTCAAGGTCGATCGTTATAAACTGCTTGCGCATGATTTTCTCTTAGAAAACGCTTGTAGTTTTCTTTGAAAGAAAAAGGCAGTAGGCCGAAATAAGAAACCAAAAGCGTCCATGTGTGCAAATAACAAATATTACTATTAGAACATTATAAGCAACACAAGTGAAGTGATGGATAGATGTGGATGAAGTACCTTGGGAAAGGGCTGTTCTTGACGGCTTTCTGCCCATACTTCCTCCATCTGTACCCATCCTCGAGGTGATCAACTTCGCTCTTGGTCACGAAGGCGAACCGCTGCTGCCGCGCCCGCTTCTGCCCCttcttccctgccgccgccgccggcttcatGCTCCTGCGCGCACACATACATATCAACACTTGATTCTGTCAAAGAAATACATATCGACACTTGATTTTTCGGGGTGAATTCTTCATGGATGgttagctagtactccctccgtcaagAAATACCGGGATTGCTCGCTAGCTAGCATGCTTAGCTCAACATGTATATTATGAAATTAATATGTACTTGTCTGATCAAACGATCGGATCTAGAAGTGATGATGTATAGTACGCACGCGCAGTAATACATGCGTACGCGTATACGAATGGCGTACCAATACGCGAGGAAAGGGGACGAAAGAATAAACAAAGAACCCAAGAGGCCGGTGTAGAGTAGAGAGTGTggagagagaagaagaaaaaataaaagagaaaccgCGTGAGAGTGAGTGAGACCGGGAACGATCTACTACTACGTATAGTACGCACGCGAATCACGGCGGATCCGCGTGGACACGTCGCGGCCCGCGCGCGCTGCCGGAATTGCCCCTCGCGGACGCGCGATCCGCGTAACCATGTCGCAAGCAAAGCGAGGCAGAGATGAGAGGTGGACGGGCCGCTAGACTCACGCTGCGTCGGCGGCCTCCTGCGGCTTGTCGGCGTTCTCCGCGGCGGCTGCGGCGCCGTCGCCGCTGGAGCAGGAGGAGGCGGCGCCTGCGGGCTCGCCTGACGCGGCCGGCATGATCTCGTCCGACCGCGCCATCGGGACCGGCCCGGACGCGCTCGCCGCCGGCAGATCCAGCGGCGGCAGCTCCCCGGCGCCCGCGCCAAGGCCATCCGACCATCCACCGAGCTCC
Above is a window of Triticum dicoccoides isolate Atlit2015 ecotype Zavitan chromosome 5B, WEW_v2.0, whole genome shotgun sequence DNA encoding:
- the LOC119311875 gene encoding probable WRKY transcription factor 57, which produces MAGAAGDRAEGVGGGGDWPPFAGDAFAEYSSSVFAELGGWSDGLGAGAGELPPLDLPAASASGPVPMARSDEIMPAASGEPAGAASSCSSGDGAAAAAENADKPQEAADAASMKPAAAAGKKGQKRARQQRFAFVTKSEVDHLEDGYRWRKYGQKAVKNSPFPRSYYRCTNSKCTVKKRVERSSEDPSVVITTYEGQHCHHQTSFQRGGMHFHGAATVALAEQMSFVSTQQLYNLPPLRRQQMNPASSESAVSSVPPSLQQLNGGDELRRSTSYSPTASAVQTPSSSLVPPDVSFDMGLLGDIVPPGVRNG